TGCAAGAAAAGTTCGCTCCGCCAGGCCGAAGAAGCGGCCTTCAGCACCAGCGTCCGCTTGTCCAATTTCACGATTTCCACATGGGGCAAAACGGCCTTCCCGACGATGTCCCCGAAGTGTTCCGAAATGGTCTGGAGGTGCATGTTTTCGTCGATGCGTGTCTTCTTCAGCACGCGTTCCAGAAGCACGCTCACGTCCATGACGCGTTCGCCTGTAAACCCGTATCCTTTCCGCTTTTTTTCTGGCATGGAGCTACACGAGCAGGAGTTTCGAAAGCGTGAAACCGCCGATGAGAATGCTTGTCATACCGGCCACCACGGTGGCCTTGGTGCTCTTGCCCACGCCCTCGGCACCGCTATGGGTGAAGAACCCGAAGAAGCAGGCGTAGCTCGAAATAAAGTAGCCGTAGAGGGTCGCCTTGATGAGGCCCACCACCAAGTCCCAGTTGTGGTAGAACATGCGCACGCCGTAGAAGAACACCGACCACGAGACTTCCTTGTAGAGGTGCGCGACTTCGTAGCCGCCGGCGATGCCGATAAAGATGCTTATGACGGTGAGCGTCGGGAGCATGACGACCGTTGCGATGAGGCGCGGCGCCAGCAAGAACTTGTAAGGGTTCAGGCCCAATACCTTGTACGCATCGAGCTGCTCGGTCACGGCCATCGTCCCGAGTTCGGAACACATCGAGGCGCCGATACGGCCGGCAAGCACCATCGCCGTAAGGATGGGGCAGAGTTCCACCATCACCGACTTGCCCACAGCCATGCCCACGAACATCATCGGGATCATGTCACCGAACTGGTAGGCTAGCTGCCACGACATGATGGCGCCAGTCGCAAGCGACGCGGCAAACACCACGGGGATACTCGTCAC
Above is a window of Fibrobacter sp. DNA encoding:
- a CDS encoding DUF721 domain-containing protein — protein: MPEKKRKGYGFTGERVMDVSVLLERVLKKTRIDENMHLQTISEHFGDIVGKAVLPHVEIVKLDKRTLVLKAASSAWRSELFLQKKAIIDRCNTLLGEPFIQAIRFA
- a CDS encoding ABC transporter permease yields the protein MNAIAEALGRFEKRFLRTVWNYLKFVWELFKNIPGAFSNLHTTVEQMHRVGVTSIPVVFAASLATGAIMSWQLAYQFGDMIPMMFVGMAVGKSVMVELCPILTAMVLAGRIGASMCSELGTMAVTEQLDAYKVLGLNPYKFLLAPRLIATVVMLPTLTVISIFIGIAGGYEVAHLYKEVSWSVFFYGVRMFYHNWDLVVGLIKATLYGYFISSYACFFGFFTHSGAEGVGKSTKATVVAGMTSILIGGFTLSKLLLV